The following proteins come from a genomic window of Thermodesulfobacteriota bacterium:
- a CDS encoding methyltransferase domain-containing protein gives MTDPAVARRFSIGASRYEAHAHAQRLSAADLLAFTRDALEGRRVESILEPGCGTGLYTRMLLEAFPGASIEGVDISAEMVRLARERIADPRARFATGDAEEIVSGTYDLVTSNATFQWFRTFGRTVRRMASLLSEGGRLTFSYFGPGTFAELDEAMRAEREGSRADRTAAAGFLSREEIEAAMSGAFARWSVEERSYRQDFPDLMGLLKSIRYTGVGGSGSQGGWSPGRLGRVERAYRERFGAIRATYQVFLCGGSERKEEAP, from the coding sequence ATGACTGACCCCGCGGTCGCGCGCCGCTTCTCGATCGGCGCCTCGCGCTACGAGGCGCACGCCCACGCCCAGCGGCTGTCGGCTGCGGACCTCCTGGCGTTCACCCGGGACGCCCTCGAGGGGAGACGGGTCGAAAGCATCCTCGAGCCCGGCTGCGGGACCGGCCTTTACACCCGGATGCTCCTCGAAGCCTTTCCCGGCGCGTCGATCGAGGGGGTGGACATTTCCGCGGAGATGGTCCGGCTGGCGCGGGAGCGGATCGCCGACCCGAGGGCGCGCTTCGCGACGGGCGATGCCGAGGAGATCGTCTCGGGGACGTACGACCTGGTCACGTCGAACGCGACGTTCCAGTGGTTCCGGACGTTCGGGCGCACCGTGCGCCGGATGGCATCCCTGCTTTCGGAGGGCGGGCGCCTCACGTTCTCCTACTTCGGTCCGGGGACGTTCGCGGAGCTCGACGAGGCGATGCGGGCGGAGCGGGAGGGATCGCGCGCGGACCGGACCGCGGCGGCGGGGTTCCTCTCCCGGGAAGAGATCGAGGCCGCGATGTCCGGCGCCTTCGCCCGCTGGAGCGTCGAGGAGCGCTCGTACCGGCAGGATTTCCCGGACCTGATGGGGCTGCTGAAGAGCATCCGGTACACGGGGGTCGGCGGCTCCGGTTCGCAGGGCGGCTGGAGCCCTGGGCGGCTCGGCCGGGTCGAGCGGGCGTACCGGGAGCGGTTCGGCGCGATCCGGGCGACGTACCAGGTGTTCCTGTGCGGCGGGTCGGAGAGGAAGGAGGAAGCGCCATGA
- a CDS encoding alpha/beta fold hydrolase, with protein MPREEFAVAGGGAAPSLVLLPGWATDSRVFDGLFPGVASARVSGSLRPDGFHDRLAAFLDGAARNPVTVIGWSLGGFLAAEFAARHPGRVRRLVLVGVRKRYPAADVEAARERLLSDREGCLSDFYAQCFFPSRMKEYRRFRSGLQAEYLREMDDEALLSGLSFLSGAVLSAEDLPACPVTIVHGERDVVAPASEAEELARESGRAAFRLLAGAPHAAFLDERFRAAASDD; from the coding sequence GTGCCGCGTGAGGAGTTCGCCGTCGCGGGCGGGGGCGCGGCGCCCTCGCTGGTGCTGCTTCCCGGCTGGGCCACGGACAGCCGCGTGTTCGACGGCCTCTTTCCCGGCGTCGCCTCGGCGCGCGTTTCAGGGTCGCTGCGCCCCGACGGTTTCCATGACCGCCTGGCCGCTTTCCTGGACGGCGCGGCGCGCAACCCCGTGACGGTCATCGGGTGGTCGCTCGGAGGTTTCCTCGCGGCGGAGTTTGCGGCGCGGCATCCCGGGCGGGTGCGCCGGCTCGTCCTGGTCGGCGTCCGGAAGCGATACCCCGCGGCCGACGTGGAAGCGGCGCGGGAGCGGCTGCTGAGCGACCGGGAGGGCTGCCTTTCCGATTTCTATGCGCAGTGCTTCTTCCCTTCGCGGATGAAGGAATACCGGCGATTCCGCTCCGGCCTCCAGGCGGAGTACCTCCGGGAGATGGACGACGAGGCGCTGCTTTCCGGGCTGTCCTTCCTGTCCGGGGCCGTGCTGTCCGCGGAAGATCTCCCGGCGTGCCCCGTGACGATCGTCCACGGGGAGAGGGACGTGGTCGCCCCGGCCTCCGAGGCGGAGGAGCTGGCGCGGGAGTCGGGACGCGCGGCGTTCCGTCTTCTCGCGGGGGCGCCGCACGCCGCGTTCCTGGACGAGCGATTCCGGGCGGCCGCGTCCGATGACTGA
- the bioF gene encoding 8-amino-7-oxononanoate synthase, which produces MEELREFLEERERQQLLRRLSPSEERRPGLATRGGRQYVDFSSNDYLGLSSHPALVAAAKDALDRYGVGAGASRLMSGNLAIHHELEEAVASFKGAESALVFNSGYQANTGIVPALFGRHDVILADQLCHASQLDGALLSRATLVRFRHNDPEHLSSLLEKRRGTFRKALVMTESVFSMDGDRAPLKLLLETARRHQCLFMVDEAHATGVFGPQGRGCVEAEGLTGEVDLVMGTFSKALGSFGAYLAASRTVVEFLVNSARSFIYSTALPAPVIAANLAALRLCLEGETHGERLLARSEEFRSALRAKGWLVGGDSQIVPVVVGQSSRAVELSGRLAGQGFLSLPVRPPTVPEGSARLRFSLTAAHKDSHLKGVLEALGAA; this is translated from the coding sequence ATGGAGGAGCTGCGGGAGTTCCTCGAGGAGCGGGAGCGGCAGCAGCTCCTGCGGCGGCTGTCCCCCTCCGAGGAGCGGCGCCCCGGCCTCGCGACGCGGGGAGGGCGGCAGTACGTCGACTTCTCCTCGAACGACTACCTTGGGCTCTCGTCCCACCCGGCGCTGGTCGCCGCGGCGAAGGACGCCCTCGACCGGTACGGGGTGGGCGCGGGGGCTTCCCGCCTGATGAGCGGAAACCTGGCGATCCACCACGAGCTGGAGGAGGCGGTCGCGTCGTTCAAGGGCGCGGAGAGCGCGCTGGTCTTCAACTCCGGGTACCAGGCGAACACGGGGATCGTCCCGGCGCTCTTCGGCCGCCACGACGTCATCCTCGCGGACCAGCTCTGCCACGCCAGCCAGCTCGACGGGGCGCTGCTCTCGCGCGCGACGCTGGTCCGGTTCCGCCACAACGATCCGGAGCATCTCTCCTCGCTGCTGGAGAAGCGCCGCGGGACGTTCCGCAAGGCGCTGGTGATGACGGAAAGCGTCTTCAGCATGGACGGCGACCGCGCTCCGCTGAAGCTTCTCCTCGAGACAGCGCGCCGCCACCAGTGTCTCTTCATGGTCGACGAGGCGCACGCAACGGGAGTCTTCGGGCCGCAGGGGCGGGGATGCGTCGAAGCGGAGGGGCTTACCGGGGAAGTCGATCTCGTGATGGGGACGTTCAGCAAGGCGCTGGGTTCCTTCGGCGCCTACCTTGCGGCCTCCCGGACGGTCGTCGAGTTCCTCGTGAACTCCGCCCGCAGCTTCATCTACTCGACGGCGCTGCCCGCCCCGGTGATCGCCGCGAACCTCGCGGCGCTGCGGCTTTGCCTCGAGGGCGAGACGCACGGGGAGCGGCTCCTGGCCCGATCGGAGGAGTTCCGGAGCGCTCTCCGGGCGAAAGGGTGGCTCGTGGGAGGCGACAGCCAGATCGTGCCGGTCGTGGTCGGCCAGAGTTCCCGGGCGGTCGAGCTTTCCGGGCGGCTGGCCGGGCAGGGATTCCTCTCCCTGCCGGTCCGCCCGCCGACGGTGCCGGAAGGGTCGGCAAGGCTGCGCTTCTCCCTGACCGCCGCCCACAAGGACTCCCACCTCAAAGGCGTCCTGGAGGCGCTCGGTGCCGCGTGA
- a CDS encoding HD domain-containing protein has translation MPKVRYVKDIKEGEQIRELFLVAGKAQLTSNAGKPYLSLQLRDRTGTIEARVWDRAEEIGKRFDRDDVVEASGSAISYQGRVQLKVHDVRREEGGARDLSEYLPVTRKGIDPLWSTLQAHIAEVKDPDIRKLLSAVFPDPPATDVARRFRQAPGGKTMHHDYIGGLLEHTVSVAGICRFLSFHYENVDADMLTAGALLHDVGKVHELSYEGAFDYTDEGRLLGHLYMGAEYVDGICGSISGFPGEKTMLLKHMILSHHGELEYGSPKRPKTLEAVLLHFVENMDAKVTAFNDAIADLPEGARWTDYQRMFERYLFSGKSPRPRGDA, from the coding sequence ATGCCGAAGGTCCGGTACGTTAAGGATATCAAGGAAGGGGAGCAGATCCGGGAGCTGTTCCTCGTGGCGGGCAAGGCGCAGCTCACCAGCAACGCGGGGAAACCGTACCTGAGCCTGCAGCTCCGCGACCGGACGGGGACCATCGAGGCGAGGGTATGGGACCGGGCGGAGGAGATCGGCAAGCGGTTCGACCGGGACGACGTGGTCGAGGCCAGCGGCAGCGCGATCTCCTACCAGGGACGCGTCCAGCTCAAGGTCCACGACGTCCGCCGCGAGGAGGGGGGCGCGAGGGACCTTTCCGAGTACCTCCCGGTCACGCGGAAGGGGATCGACCCGCTCTGGTCGACGCTCCAGGCGCACATCGCCGAGGTGAAGGACCCGGACATCCGGAAGCTGCTGTCGGCCGTGTTTCCCGATCCGCCCGCGACGGACGTGGCGCGCCGGTTCCGCCAGGCGCCCGGCGGCAAGACGATGCACCACGACTACATCGGCGGGCTGCTGGAGCACACCGTTTCGGTCGCCGGGATCTGCCGGTTCCTCTCCTTCCATTACGAGAACGTGGACGCCGACATGCTGACCGCGGGGGCGCTGCTGCACGACGTGGGTAAGGTGCACGAGCTATCGTACGAGGGCGCCTTCGACTACACGGACGAGGGGCGGCTGCTGGGGCACCTCTACATGGGCGCGGAATACGTGGACGGCATCTGCGGATCCATTTCCGGCTTCCCCGGGGAGAAGACGATGCTGCTCAAGCACATGATCCTCTCCCACCATGGCGAGCTCGAGTACGGATCCCCCAAGCGGCCCAAGACGCTGGAGGCGGTCCTGCTCCATTTCGTGGAGAACATGGATGCCAAGGTGACGGCCTTCAACGACGCGATCGCGGACCTGCCGGAGGGCGCCCGCTGGACCGACTACCAGCGGATGTTCGAGCGGTACCTCTTCTCCGGGAAGTCCCCCCGCCCCCGGGGAGACGCCTGA